Proteins encoded by one window of Gloeocapsa sp. PCC 73106:
- the glyA gene encoding serine hydroxymethyltransferase translates to MTITDLEILAQTDPLAAEMIQRELQRQRSHLELIASENFTSAAVLAAQGSVLTNKYAEGLPGKRYYGGCEFIDEIEQLAIDRALELFGAVSANVQPHSGAQANFAVFLALLEPGDTIMGMDLSHGGHLTHGSPVNVSGKWFKVCQYGVNKETERLDYDQIRAIALKERPKLIICGYSAYPRVIEFAKFRAIADEVGAYLLADMAHIAGLVAAGEHPNPIPECDVVTTTTHKTLRGPRGGLILSRDPELGKKFDKAVFPGSQGGPLEHVIAGKAVAFGEALKPEFKTYARQVIANAQALATGLNKRGFKLVSGGTDNHLVLVDLRSINMTGKRGDQLVSGINITANKNTVPFDSESPFVTSGLRLGSPAMTTRGMGEAEFTEIANIISDRLLNPESESVKIDCQERVASLCDRFPLYPHLQIPIPTMA, encoded by the coding sequence GTGACTATAACGGATTTAGAAATTTTAGCCCAAACGGATCCTCTCGCGGCCGAGATGATTCAAAGAGAATTGCAACGTCAAAGAAGCCATCTAGAATTGATTGCTAGTGAAAACTTTACCTCAGCTGCTGTTTTAGCGGCTCAAGGCTCGGTATTAACTAATAAGTACGCCGAAGGTTTACCAGGTAAACGTTATTACGGTGGTTGTGAATTTATTGATGAAATAGAACAATTAGCGATAGATCGCGCCCTTGAGCTCTTTGGTGCGGTTAGTGCCAATGTTCAGCCCCATTCGGGAGCACAGGCTAATTTTGCTGTGTTTTTGGCTTTATTAGAGCCAGGAGACACGATCATGGGTATGGACTTATCCCATGGTGGACATCTAACCCATGGTTCTCCGGTCAATGTATCGGGAAAATGGTTCAAAGTTTGTCAATATGGCGTAAATAAAGAGACAGAAAGACTCGATTACGACCAAATCAGAGCAATAGCTTTGAAAGAACGTCCTAAATTAATTATTTGTGGCTATTCAGCTTATCCTCGGGTGATAGAGTTCGCTAAGTTTAGAGCGATCGCCGATGAGGTGGGGGCTTATTTACTGGCGGATATGGCTCACATCGCGGGTTTAGTTGCTGCGGGAGAACATCCTAATCCTATTCCTGAGTGCGACGTAGTAACGACTACTACCCATAAAACTCTCAGAGGACCTAGGGGTGGTTTAATTTTATCTCGCGATCCTGAATTGGGTAAAAAATTCGATAAAGCTGTCTTTCCTGGAAGTCAGGGAGGTCCCCTGGAACACGTAATAGCGGGTAAAGCGGTGGCTTTTGGCGAAGCACTGAAACCAGAGTTTAAAACCTACGCTCGACAAGTGATCGCTAATGCTCAAGCTTTGGCTACAGGATTGAATAAGCGGGGCTTTAAATTGGTTTCTGGTGGAACCGATAATCATCTGGTGTTAGTGGATCTGCGCTCTATCAATATGACTGGTAAGCGGGGCGATCAGTTGGTGAGTGGGATTAATATCACTGCTAATAAAAATACTGTTCCTTTTGATTCTGAATCTCCTTTTGTTACTAGTGGATTACGTTTGGGCTCACCGGCGATGACTACTAGAGGTATGGGAGAAGCAGAATTTACTGAGATTGCCAATATTATTAGCGATCGCCTGTTAAATCCCGAGTCTGAAAGCGTTAAAATTGACTGTCAAGAGCGAGTAGCTAGTCTTTGCGATCGTTTCCCCCTTTATCCTCATTTGCAAATACCCATTCCCACTATGGCTTAA
- a CDS encoding glycosyltransferase family 4 protein encodes MLEEQYHIIAFLVSVSVVLWSTPVVKNIGIKSGQVDLPNDRKIHERPIVRIGGISIFIGSLSALLIVWWLGGFGWLPPEQEWEIWGVTIGGLLLFLIGLADDLFNLSPISRLIMQTAVATFAWWVGVRIEFLSVPFSELVQLGWLSLPITVIWLVGMTNAINWIDGLDGLAAGVSGIAAVVMLIVSLFMNQPGAALIAAALAGGALGFLRYNFNPAQIFMGDGGAYFMGFTLAGVGVIGLVKTYAITAVILTLAVPITDMSIVIISRICRKKSPFKPDNSHLHHRLLKAGISQRLTVLFIYALTLWLGSLALAFSGIPSGGAYAIGATMLLAYLAWQVWRHRR; translated from the coding sequence ATGCTTGAGGAGCAATATCATATCATCGCCTTTCTTGTCTCCGTTAGTGTTGTCCTGTGGAGTACACCAGTTGTCAAAAATATTGGAATCAAAAGCGGACAAGTAGATTTACCCAATGATCGCAAGATTCACGAACGTCCCATCGTGCGTATCGGCGGTATTTCCATATTTATAGGTAGTCTCAGCGCCCTTTTAATAGTCTGGTGGCTGGGAGGATTTGGTTGGCTTCCACCGGAGCAAGAATGGGAAATCTGGGGCGTAACCATTGGGGGTTTATTGTTATTCCTAATTGGGTTAGCGGACGATTTGTTTAATCTTAGCCCCATTTCTCGCTTAATCATGCAGACGGCTGTGGCTACCTTTGCTTGGTGGGTAGGGGTAAGAATAGAGTTTTTATCGGTTCCTTTTTCTGAGTTGGTTCAACTGGGGTGGCTGAGTTTACCGATTACGGTGATTTGGCTAGTAGGTATGACTAATGCGATTAATTGGATCGACGGTTTAGATGGCTTGGCGGCTGGAGTCTCGGGAATCGCCGCTGTAGTGATGTTGATCGTCAGTTTATTTATGAACCAACCTGGTGCTGCTTTGATAGCCGCTGCTTTAGCGGGGGGGGCTTTGGGTTTTCTTCGTTACAATTTTAATCCAGCGCAAATTTTTATGGGGGATGGGGGCGCTTATTTTATGGGCTTTACCCTGGCGGGAGTTGGGGTAATTGGCTTAGTTAAAACCTACGCTATTACCGCTGTGATACTTACCCTGGCCGTACCCATAACTGATATGTCCATCGTGATTATTTCGCGCATTTGTCGCAAAAAATCACCATTTAAACCTGATAATAGTCATTTACACCACCGTCTGCTTAAGGCGGGCATTTCTCAACGTTTAACTGTATTATTTATCTACGCTCTTACTCTCTGGTTAGGAAGTTTAGCTTTGGCTTTTTCGGGTATTCCCAGTGGGGGGGCTTACGCGATCGGCGCTACGATGCTATTGGCTTATCTAGCTTGGCAAGTTTGGCGTCATCGACGCTAA
- a CDS encoding glycosyltransferase family 2 protein, translated as MTTAELSIVLGTYNRLELLKQAIDSILRETSISYKIYITDAGSTDGTICYLQSIASDTIIPILVGKKLGQAKAYNEVFQQINTPYVCWLSDDNVIVNQSLDLAVKILQENPNLGMIALKTKDQQGPFTDAPYIGGVSSIGILNVNQGVLRTEVLKQVGGFSEEFRDYGIDPDLTTKVLLLGYDIAYTKIIAIQHHRNWGPGEDSPEYQQMMEKQVKYKQLYLETYGRYCQPSWFWQAKKLAWFLIRRGLGVQRHLNSDQPLLFQLIPRDWHNIMTSRYISILDPLRSKNKNYYLIQHCPPHLRAKSLKLTLLASMTPNLPS; from the coding sequence ATGACCACAGCAGAATTATCTATCGTTTTAGGTACTTATAACCGATTAGAATTACTCAAACAAGCTATAGATAGTATCTTAAGAGAAACCTCCATCTCTTATAAAATCTATATCACTGATGCTGGTTCAACCGACGGCACCATTTGTTACTTACAATCTATTGCATCTGATACTATTATCCCTATTTTAGTTGGTAAAAAACTTGGTCAAGCCAAAGCTTATAACGAAGTATTTCAGCAAATTAATACTCCCTATGTCTGTTGGTTAAGTGATGATAATGTCATCGTTAATCAAAGTCTAGATTTAGCTGTTAAAATCCTTCAAGAAAATCCTAACTTGGGAATGATCGCCCTGAAAACCAAAGATCAACAAGGACCATTTACAGACGCACCCTATATCGGAGGAGTATCGAGTATTGGTATCTTAAACGTCAATCAGGGGGTTTTACGCACTGAGGTTTTAAAACAAGTAGGGGGATTTTCCGAAGAATTCCGCGATTACGGTATAGACCCCGATTTAACTACTAAAGTGCTCTTATTGGGCTACGATATAGCCTATACTAAGATTATCGCTATTCAGCATCATCGTAACTGGGGACCTGGTGAAGATTCCCCAGAATATCAACAAATGATGGAAAAACAAGTTAAATATAAACAACTATATCTAGAAACCTACGGTCGATACTGTCAACCTAGTTGGTTTTGGCAAGCTAAAAAACTAGCCTGGTTCTTGATTCGTAGAGGATTAGGGGTACAAAGACATTTAAACTCGGATCAACCTCTATTATTCCAACTCATCCCTAGGGATTGGCACAACATTATGACTAGTCGCTATATTAGTATCTTAGATCCCCTACGCAGTAAAAATAAGAATTATTACTTGATTCAGCATTGTCCCCCCCATCTGCGCGCCAAATCTCTGAAACTGACATTATTAGCGTCGATGACGCCAAACTTGCCAAGCTAG
- a CDS encoding glycosyltransferase family 2 protein, with translation MFLQRDILAKVKSQVKKLLSPTPPQTPRELLKCREILHQRSQLELIKPVMVRPETSIVSIVIGSYNRRILLEKAIESIRNNNIRVPYEIIVIDGGSTDGALEWLIEQKDLVTIVQHNRGEFRGQPIQRRSWGYFMNLGFKLAQGQYIVMISDDCLLLPDAINLGLDKFLEMEQVNRKVGGVAFYFRNWPSEQEYYVQKSLGGKLAINHGMYLKEALAAVGWVEEKQYIFYKADSDLCLKMWLDGYEIVDCPGAFVEHYYDPSEVVRQSNNAVLDYDREIYLKRWENIYYHPHWQELRTKITLDYQDPLRTAETNWQA, from the coding sequence ATGTTTTTACAGCGAGATATCCTAGCTAAAGTTAAGTCACAAGTCAAAAAACTTTTATCTCCAACTCCACCCCAAACCCCTAGGGAGTTGCTTAAATGTCGGGAAATTTTACATCAACGTTCTCAGTTAGAATTAATTAAACCCGTGATGGTTAGACCAGAAACCAGTATAGTTTCCATCGTTATTGGTAGTTATAATCGTCGCATCTTGTTAGAAAAGGCGATCGAGAGTATACGCAACAACAATATTCGCGTACCCTACGAAATCATCGTCATCGATGGAGGTTCTACCGATGGCGCTTTAGAATGGCTAATTGAGCAAAAAGACTTAGTTACTATCGTACAGCATAACCGAGGTGAATTTCGCGGTCAACCCATTCAAAGACGCAGTTGGGGTTATTTTATGAATCTGGGTTTTAAATTAGCCCAAGGTCAGTATATTGTCATGATTAGCGACGATTGCTTATTACTTCCCGACGCGATTAATTTGGGATTAGATAAATTTTTAGAGATGGAACAAGTTAACCGTAAAGTCGGGGGGGTAGCTTTTTATTTTCGTAATTGGCCCAGCGAACAGGAGTACTATGTACAAAAGTCCCTAGGAGGGAAATTAGCGATTAATCACGGAATGTATTTAAAAGAAGCCTTAGCCGCGGTAGGTTGGGTAGAAGAAAAGCAATATATATTCTATAAAGCTGATAGCGATCTTTGTTTAAAAATGTGGTTAGATGGCTATGAAATCGTCGATTGCCCCGGCGCGTTTGTGGAACATTATTATGATCCAAGCGAAGTAGTTAGACAAAGTAATAACGCTGTTTTAGATTACGATCGCGAAATTTATTTAAAACGTTGGGAAAACATATATTATCATCCCCATTGGCAAGAGTTAAGAACAAAAATTACCCTTGACTATCAAGATCCTCTTCGTACAGCAGAAACAAATTGGCAAGCTTAA
- a CDS encoding glycosyltransferase family 1 protein: MKILYDHQMFTIQKFGGISRIFIELMRELSQYSECVIDWYRGWHKDGYDVSDFRPRLRRYWSFPGGDQSQLNRLGWKVFNLTAPQVYDLYHPTYYDISLLPLVKHQKLVITVHDLILEKFLCDLERFQPQIQAKKKLVEQADLIFVNSLNTQRDLTEMLKVDAAKIVLTPWGTHIDAIIPTPLPELNEEKPYFLYVGTRSKYKNFSLLVQAFAQSSWLAANFRVICFGGTSDFTPPEREIMVEHNVLDNFSYLAGDDAVLKTLYQQAQALVYTSRYEGFGLPLLEAMTCNCPVICCPTSSLPEVVGEAAIFFNSDSVEALVSALTTAVTDTAKRQDILAKGQDRAKLFSWQKTAKLTLQGYQQVLKGVN, translated from the coding sequence ATGAAAATACTCTATGACCATCAAATGTTTACTATCCAAAAATTTGGCGGCATATCCCGCATCTTTATAGAACTGATGCGAGAATTATCTCAATATTCAGAATGTGTAATAGACTGGTACAGAGGATGGCATAAAGATGGTTATGATGTTAGTGATTTTCGCCCTAGACTCAGACGTTATTGGTCTTTTCCTGGAGGGGATCAATCTCAACTTAATCGATTAGGCTGGAAAGTATTTAATTTAACAGCACCTCAAGTTTATGACTTATATCATCCAACTTACTATGACATCAGTCTTTTACCCCTAGTCAAACACCAAAAATTAGTGATTACAGTTCACGATCTGATTTTAGAGAAGTTTTTGTGTGATTTAGAGAGATTTCAGCCCCAAATTCAAGCTAAAAAAAAGCTAGTTGAACAAGCAGATCTAATTTTTGTTAATTCTCTCAATACTCAAAGAGATTTAACAGAAATGCTAAAAGTGGACGCAGCCAAAATCGTTTTGACTCCCTGGGGAACTCATATTGACGCAATTATCCCCACACCCCTACCCGAATTAAATGAGGAAAAACCTTACTTTCTCTACGTGGGTACTCGTTCTAAGTATAAAAACTTTAGTCTTTTGGTTCAAGCTTTTGCCCAGAGTAGTTGGTTAGCTGCTAATTTTCGGGTTATTTGTTTTGGGGGAACGAGTGATTTTACCCCACCTGAAAGGGAAATAATGGTTGAACATAACGTATTAGATAACTTTAGTTATTTAGCTGGGGATGACGCGGTGTTGAAAACATTATATCAACAAGCACAAGCCCTAGTCTACACCAGTCGTTATGAAGGTTTTGGTTTACCACTTTTAGAAGCAATGACCTGTAATTGTCCTGTTATTTGTTGTCCTACTTCGTCTTTACCTGAGGTTGTGGGAGAAGCTGCTATTTTTTTCAACTCAGACTCAGTAGAAGCATTAGTCTCGGCTTTAACAACAGCAGTGACAGATACTGCTAAACGTCAGGATATTTTGGCAAAAGGACAAGACCGTGCTAAGCTATTTTCTTGGCAAAAAACGGCTAAACTAACCTTACAGGGATATCAACAGGTTCTTAAGGGAGTAAACTGA
- a CDS encoding potassium channel protein, with product MQNYFLVCGLGSLGQNCVVALKQFQLQVVAIEQQKQTQDWEIPHLSQLLDELIIGDCRKTEILKQAKIDKCRAALIVTSNEKVNAETAIAIRQLNPQTRLILRSDKENLNQLLSQQLGNLIAYEPTQLPAPAFALAALGTEILGLFQLGQSRIKVIKRQIQPNDPWCYGVLLYELNTSNRRLLMHIPYQAAVTRLGSYYWDFETKIEAAAQNPQYLLRNNFHHWEFETKIEIGDTLIYAEVVEQLVFETPKIVKTKSQTPREKAKDLVSSWRVRLQNFWQLSFQQQIQGVAILCGLVVCLLLIVGTILFDLYYPETNFISAFYATAILLLGGYADLLGDFEPIPSIPWWLQLFALILTVMGTAFVGVLYALLTESLLSSKFEFIKSRPPVPQSDHIVIIGLGRIGRKVASLLQEFNQSVVGVSFSLDFDRTILPEMPLIVGNLNDALAKVNLETAKSVVVTTDDEMLNLEIALMAKSVNPKTYLVIRTYGQDLSKHLSQLLPDARILEAYTLTAEVFAGAALGENIVSIFPLGNQNILATEYIIEANDTLSNLLISEVAYGYRVEVISHQKPEQNLNLMPSGDIPLAAGDRLVVLANVEGLQRIEQGKLQLEYKCYFVRIEKMYDDNAILEGRNFVIRVTGCSLNLAVEFFNNIPGTLNIPLYKQQAMLLVLGLNKRQFLASLFDKPTI from the coding sequence ATGCAAAATTATTTCTTAGTATGCGGTTTAGGAAGTTTGGGACAAAACTGTGTGGTCGCCCTCAAGCAATTTCAACTACAAGTAGTGGCGATTGAACAGCAAAAACAAACTCAAGACTGGGAAATTCCTCATTTATCCCAACTATTGGACGAACTAATCATCGGCGATTGTCGTAAAACCGAGATTCTCAAACAAGCGAAAATAGATAAATGTCGCGCCGCTTTGATCGTCACTAGTAACGAAAAAGTTAACGCTGAAACAGCGATCGCCATTCGTCAACTCAACCCCCAAACTCGCTTAATACTGCGTTCAGACAAAGAAAACCTCAATCAGCTACTCAGTCAACAGCTAGGTAACTTAATTGCCTACGAACCCACCCAATTACCCGCGCCAGCCTTTGCTTTAGCGGCTTTAGGTACAGAAATCTTGGGACTTTTTCAGTTAGGACAAAGCAGAATCAAAGTAATTAAACGCCAGATTCAACCGAACGATCCTTGGTGTTATGGAGTATTACTTTATGAACTCAACACCTCTAATCGGCGTCTCTTGATGCATATTCCTTATCAGGCAGCGGTTACCCGTTTAGGATCCTATTACTGGGACTTTGAAACCAAGATAGAAGCTGCTGCGCAAAATCCCCAGTACCTTTTAAGAAATAACTTTCATCACTGGGAATTTGAGACCAAAATAGAAATAGGAGATACTCTTATCTACGCTGAAGTCGTGGAGCAGTTGGTTTTTGAAACTCCCAAAATAGTCAAGACTAAATCCCAGACTCCGAGAGAAAAAGCCAAAGATTTAGTAAGTTCTTGGCGAGTTCGTTTACAAAACTTCTGGCAATTGAGTTTTCAGCAACAAATCCAAGGGGTAGCGATACTCTGCGGTTTGGTCGTCTGCTTATTATTAATCGTAGGGACGATATTATTCGACCTCTACTATCCAGAGACTAATTTTATCTCCGCTTTTTACGCCACGGCTATCTTACTCCTGGGGGGTTACGCAGACTTGTTAGGGGATTTTGAACCGATTCCGTCTATTCCTTGGTGGTTACAGTTATTTGCTTTGATTTTAACCGTAATGGGTACGGCTTTTGTGGGGGTTTTATACGCTTTACTCACTGAATCTTTGCTTTCATCTAAGTTCGAGTTTATCAAGAGTCGTCCTCCAGTACCACAGTCTGATCATATCGTGATCATCGGTTTAGGCAGAATCGGTCGCAAAGTAGCCAGTCTACTACAAGAGTTTAACCAATCGGTTGTAGGGGTTAGTTTTAGTTTAGACTTTGATCGCACTATCTTACCTGAAATGCCACTGATTGTTGGTAATTTAAACGATGCGTTAGCTAAAGTTAATCTCGAAACCGCGAAAAGCGTTGTGGTGACTACGGATGACGAGATGCTGAATTTAGAAATCGCCCTGATGGCCAAAAGTGTCAACCCCAAAACATATTTGGTTATTCGTACCTATGGACAGGATTTGTCCAAACATCTCTCTCAGTTACTACCGGATGCACGTATTTTAGAGGCTTACACCCTAACTGCGGAAGTTTTTGCGGGTGCCGCTTTGGGAGAAAATATCGTTAGTATCTTTCCTCTGGGGAACCAGAATATTTTAGCTACAGAGTATATAATTGAAGCTAATGATACTTTAAGTAATCTTTTGATATCTGAAGTAGCCTATGGTTATAGGGTTGAAGTAATTTCTCACCAAAAACCAGAACAAAATTTAAATTTAATGCCCTCTGGTGATATACCCTTAGCTGCAGGCGATCGTCTGGTAGTTTTAGCCAATGTGGAAGGTTTACAACGCATCGAACAGGGTAAACTACAACTAGAGTACAAATGTTATTTCGTGCGCATTGAAAAAATGTATGACGACAACGCCATTCTCGAAGGTAGAAATTTTGTCATTCGTGTCACTGGTTGCTCTCTGAATTTAGCCGTGGAGTTCTTCAATAATATTCCGGGAACTTTGAATATACCTTTGTACAAACAGCAAGCTATGCTATTAGTTCTTGGTTTAAATAAAAGACAATTTCTAGCTAGTTTATTTGACAAGCCCACGATATAG